A window of the Candidatus Nitrosotalea okcheonensis genome harbors these coding sequences:
- a CDS encoding complex I subunit 4 family protein, producing the protein MQFVLLQALLLPLLLSPVAYYIGRKSGPTAAALFSFGLLLYCTVLVIIPALSGSYEEHYKWTQLFGEFGLLLDGLASPFAIIIYLISTVLALFSKPYMVSRITTIFEERMNSEKQLVGGGTELIESSSLKSHVNHQIGAYYALFLVMAMGMLGTVLATNLIEFYVFFEVMLIPAFFMLAIWGYESRRRVALLFFFWTHVGAVILLLGFLSIGLSVGSFNYADIKTHGIPPHILALAAVAIIVGLAVKMAAFVVHMWLPHVYRASPTPLNALSSGAMLGVGAYGLFRLIVMLMPAQYEHFALALNIWGLITMIYGGIMALVQDDIRKLFAYSSISQMGYILFGIGSVSALGLSGSELFFISTSLGKVILFMMVGAIILQVGTRSITKMGGLAGKMPITAVCAMIGALTLMGIPPTSGFMAEWTMFYGALQTAIQQGSMIRMVTFGLGLVATVITMAYILWMIKRVFFGKLPEHLEKTKEANWYVTGPMMVLAGFSVVIGIYPDIFFNQIIPFMKGLVGI; encoded by the coding sequence ATGCAATTCGTACTATTGCAGGCTCTGTTACTGCCACTATTGCTCTCTCCGGTTGCATATTATATCGGACGCAAGTCTGGGCCTACTGCCGCAGCATTGTTTAGTTTTGGGTTGCTGCTGTATTGCACTGTACTAGTCATTATTCCGGCGCTTTCAGGAAGCTATGAAGAACATTACAAATGGACTCAACTATTTGGAGAATTTGGTTTATTGCTTGACGGCCTTGCTTCTCCGTTTGCAATCATAATATACCTAATATCGACTGTATTGGCACTCTTCTCAAAACCGTATATGGTTTCCAGAATTACTACCATATTTGAAGAACGAATGAATTCTGAAAAACAACTGGTAGGAGGCGGTACTGAACTGATAGAATCCTCTTCTCTAAAAAGTCACGTTAATCACCAAATTGGAGCATACTATGCACTCTTCCTAGTGATGGCAATGGGTATGCTTGGAACCGTACTTGCAACCAATTTGATAGAATTTTATGTCTTCTTTGAGGTCATGCTTATTCCGGCATTTTTCATGCTAGCAATTTGGGGGTATGAATCAAGACGAAGAGTAGCATTACTGTTCTTTTTCTGGACTCATGTTGGTGCTGTTATTCTTTTGCTTGGTTTTCTTTCAATCGGTCTCAGTGTTGGCAGCTTCAATTATGCAGACATCAAAACACATGGTATACCGCCGCATATTCTCGCACTTGCAGCCGTTGCAATCATAGTTGGGCTTGCAGTAAAGATGGCAGCATTTGTAGTACACATGTGGTTGCCACATGTGTACCGGGCTTCACCAACACCCCTTAACGCACTGTCCTCTGGAGCTATGTTAGGAGTTGGTGCATACGGACTCTTTAGATTGATAGTAATGTTAATGCCTGCTCAATACGAACACTTTGCTCTGGCCTTGAATATTTGGGGCTTGATAACTATGATCTATGGCGGAATAATGGCACTGGTGCAAGATGACATTAGAAAATTATTTGCTTATTCTAGCATTAGTCAAATGGGATATATTTTATTTGGAATTGGTTCTGTTTCTGCACTTGGCCTTTCTGGTTCTGAACTGTTCTTTATCTCTACCAGTCTGGGAAAAGTAATCTTGTTCATGATGGTTGGCGCAATAATTTTGCAAGTTGGAACTCGTAGCATAACAAAGATGGGAGGTCTTGCAGGAAAAATGCCGATAACAGCAGTTTGCGCAATGATTGGTGCCCTTACTCTCATGGGTATTCCACCAACTAGTGGATTCATGGCAGAGTGGACAATGTTTTATGGTGCACTCCAAACTGCAATTCAACAAGGCTCAATGATACGAATGGTTACATTTGGTCTAGGTTTGGTTGCAACTGTAATTACAATGGCATACATACTATGGATGATAAAACGAGTCTTCTTTGGAAAACTTCCAGAACATCTGGAAAAAACAAAAGAAGCCAACTGGTATGTTACAGGCCCAATGATGGTCTTGGCAGGATTTAGTGTTGTTATTGGAATATATCCGGACATATTTTTTAACCAAATAATTCCTTTCATGAAGGGATTGGTGGGGATTTAG
- the nuoK gene encoding NADH-quinone oxidoreductase subunit NuoK, which translates to MTNALIDFILVSVALLAIGIYGIAVKRNAIRMLFGIEMIVNSANLNLVAFSRYIPNSQGQTFALFSIAIAAAEVAVGLALVIVAYRMYRNIDIADFRSLKG; encoded by the coding sequence ATGACCAACGCACTGATTGATTTTATTCTAGTTTCAGTGGCATTGCTTGCCATTGGAATCTATGGAATTGCAGTAAAGAGAAATGCAATCCGTATGCTTTTTGGCATAGAGATGATTGTCAATTCTGCCAATCTCAATTTGGTAGCATTTTCAAGATACATACCAAACAGCCAAGGGCAAACATTTGCTCTCTTCTCAATCGCTATAGCTGCAGCAGAAGTTGCAGTCGGGCTGGCACTTGTGATTGTGGCATATAGGATGTACAGAAACATTGACATTGCAGACTTTAGGAGCTTGAAAGGGTAA
- a CDS encoding NADH-quinone oxidoreductase subunit J family protein, which yields MVDSVFLALSVLTIGSAIVALEIRSLIYGSIALMLTLSGVAGFFLLLDAPFVAMFQLSVYVGSIAVLILFTVMLVRRELIFNKVEDKRRRYAGIGLMIVLMLGIGTIIIGSGLKTMDTNSSAVDYKKIGEDFLTYYSPALIVMALILASSIIGAMTLARREDVIDDQRTD from the coding sequence ATGGTTGACTCGGTATTTCTAGCTCTATCTGTTCTGACAATTGGTTCTGCAATTGTAGCACTCGAAATACGCTCTTTGATATATGGCTCAATCGCATTGATGCTTACATTATCTGGTGTTGCTGGATTCTTTCTGCTTTTAGATGCACCATTTGTAGCAATGTTCCAACTTTCAGTTTATGTGGGTTCAATTGCAGTTCTTATATTATTCACAGTCATGTTAGTCAGACGAGAACTTATTTTCAATAAGGTCGAAGACAAACGCAGAAGGTATGCTGGTATTGGATTGATGATTGTACTTATGTTGGGTATAGGAACAATAATCATTGGCTCTGGTCTGAAAACAATGGATACAAATTCGTCCGCAGTAGATTACAAAAAGATAGGGGAAGACTTTCTAACATATTATTCGCCTGCATTAATAGTGATGGCATTAATTTTGGCATCATCAATTATCGGGGCAATGACACTAGCAAGAAGGGAGGATGTTATAGATGACCAACGCACTGATTGA